A single genomic interval of Lathyrus oleraceus cultivar Zhongwan6 chromosome 7, CAAS_Psat_ZW6_1.0, whole genome shotgun sequence harbors:
- the LOC127108440 gene encoding uncharacterized protein LOC127108440, whose product MGSHPFSETKPSPIPTQDQEEHDSQSSPSLALLSFNTEQNPSSSSSSHNKTLFISLIIITSISLSAASAFAFLFLSSSPSSSSPLQTSSTTHNNASLSRPLTKLKRPVVLLISSDGFRFGYQFKTPTPSITRLISNGTEAETGLIPVFPSLTFPNHYSIATGLYPAYHGIINNHFIDPISGDQFYMGSHDPKWWLGEPIWETVVNNGLKASTYFWPGSEVIKGTWNCPSKYCLHYNGSVSFEKRVDSILKFFDFPSDEIPDFMTLYFEDPDHQGHKVGSDDPEITKAVSRIDNMIGRLITGLEQRGVFEDVSIIMVGDHGMVSTCDKKLIFLDDLVSWIDIPESWVISHTPVLAIRPSSGFNSSDVVAKMNEGLSSGKVVNGENLRMYLKEDLPSRLHYSSSDRIPPIIGLIGEGFKVEKKKTKHQECGGSHGYDNSFFSMRSIFIGHGPQFARGRKVPSFENVEIYNLVTSILKIKGAPNNGSTSFAESVLLSSE is encoded by the coding sequence ATGGGTTCTCATCCTTTCTCTGAAACTAAACCATCACCAATTCCAACACAAGATCAAGAAGAACACGACTCACAATCTTCACCATCACTAGCTCTTCTCTCTTTCAACACCGAACAAAacccttcatcttcatcttcctcCCACAACAAAACCCTCTTCATCTCTCTCATCATCATCACCTCCATCTCACTCTCAGCAGCATCAGCTTTCGCATTTCTCTTCCTCTCTTCAtcaccatcttcttcttctccgcTACAAACAAGTTCAACCACTCACAACAACGCTTCTCTTTCTCGTCCTCTCACCAAACTCAAACGCCCCGTCGTACTTCTAATCTCCTCAGACGGTTTTCGATTCGGTTATCAATTCAAAACCCCTACACCTAGCATAACTCGTTTGATTTCAAACGGAACAGAAGCTGAAACAGGGTTAATCCCTGTTTTTCCATCCTTAACTTTCCCAAATCATTACTCTATCGCTACTGGTCTCTACCCTGCTTATCATGGCATCATCAACAACCATTTTATAGATCCAATTTCCGGTGACCAATTCTACATGGGTAGCCATGATCCCAAATGGTGGCTTGGTGAACCCATATGGGAAACTGTGGTGAACAATGGGTTGAAAGCTTCTACATATTTCTGGCCTGGTTCTGAGGTAATCAAAGGTACATGGAACTGTCCTTCGAAATATTGTTTGCATTATAATGGTTCTGTTTCTTTTGAAAAACGGGTTGATTCTATTTTGAAGTTTTTCGATTTTCCGAGTGACGAAATTCCTGATTTTATGACACTTTATTTTGAGGATCCTGATCATCAAGGTCATAAAGTTGGATCTGATGATCCTGAGATTACTAAAGCTGTTTCCAGGATTGATAACATGATAGGTAGGTTGATTACTGGTTTAGAACAAAGAGGAGTTTTTGAGGATGTTAGTATTATTATGGTAGGTGATCATGGAATGGTTAGTACTTGTGATAAAAAGTTGATTTTTCTTGATGATTTAGTTTCTTGGATTGATATACCTGAAAGTTGGGTCATTTCGCATACGCCGGTACTCGCGATTCGTCCATCTTCTGGTTTTAATTCATCCGATGTTGTTGCTAAGATGAACGAAGGGTTAAGTTCGGGGAAAGTTGTGAATGGAGAGAATTTGAGGATGTATCTTAAGGAGGATTTGCCTAGTAGGCTTCATTATTCGTCGAGTGATCGGATTCCACCGATAATCGGTTTGATTGGAGAAGGCTTTAAGGTTGAGAAGAAGAAAACGAAGCATCAAGAGTGCGGCGGATCGCATGGTTATGACAATTCGTTTTTCTCGATGAGGAGTATTTTCATTGGACATGGTCCTCAATTTGCAAGAGGGAGGAAGGTACCTTCGTTTGAGAATGTTGAGATTTATAATTTGGTTACTTCTATTCTTAAGATAAAGGGTGCTCCTAATAATGGATCTACCTCATTTGCAGAATCTGTTCTTTTATCTTCTgaatag